agcacgtgggaattatgggagtacaattcaagatgagatttgggtggagattcagagccaaaccatatcacttgggCAATTTGTTTTCTACTTATATTATATCAGGGATAAAATTTGATGTTTTGTAACATCAGAACCTTTTTAGAAGGGAAAGTTGCTTTCCAGTGCTCCTGAATAAGTTTCCAGACTCGTTCCTTGCCATATGAAAGTAGTCTGTAATGTCTTTTCAGTACTGATAAATAAAAGCACAACCAATGCTTAGTGCAGCACAAGTTAGCATATCTTTCCTTCAAGAAGCTGAAAATATTATTGAAGACAATACAACTGCAATGGATTATATAAGGGCTTATAGGGAagcccttttaaaatttttatttgaaactcCATGATGCAATGAACTCCATTGCTATTGAATCTAAAAGTAGTAATGTCCCCTTTTCTGCATTTATGAATCAGCgatcataataaagaaatataccTCTCCATCAATATGCCTTTTACATGGTCCTCTGGCACAAGTCACAAaatgacctcaaatgatttgaaACTTAAGTAGAAAGtctttggaaagaaaatataacattatCTCAGCAAGAGTCCAGATTCCTTTTTTACTTGCTGGCAATGACCTGGAAAATACTGTCCAGTTAATTATGATAAATTCAgctcattttttctctttgtgagaCAACATTCAAACCACTGGTTGGTGAGCACTCTCAGAAAAATGGAGATAGAAAATTGTCCCCCCATTTAATATgacagtaatatatatatgacataggATGTATGGGacttaaatagataaaatatctgTACTTTGTACAATTCTGGGCCCATAGTTCATCAATGATTACCATGACTCCTACCATCATCAACATCCTGGTTGTTTTTGTCATCACCAATTGAGTATCTGCCATGTACCAGGTCCATATTAAAAGACTGGAggcaggccaggcccagtggctcacgtcagtaatcccagcacttgggaagctaaggtgggaagatcacttgtggtcagaagttcaagaccagcctggccaatctggtgaaaccccatctccatgaaaaatacaaaaattagctgggcatggtggcacacgcctgtagtcccagctactcgggaggctgaggcaggagaatcacttgaacctgggaagcagaagttgcggtgagccgagatcatgccactgcactctagcctgggtgacagggtgagactccatctcaaaaaaaagaaagattggagGCAGAGCCATATCCATTCATGAGGTTTCATAATCTCTAAAGAGATGCTTAACCATTAAAATTTATTATGCAATTATTCTTAAAGGAAGTGGTTTTTAAGTTCACCATATAAGTTGTTAGGAAAGAGTTTATTGATCAAATGTTCTAGGAAACAAGCTACTAAGAAATCTTATTAAGAATATTCAACTTGAATATTAATActcatagaaaaatattaaatgtaggGTTTTAAAAAGACAGTGCACATATAGATCAAGGAATAGAGACgtatctaaaaacagaaaaagactctGAAATTGTTAAACCAAGTTTTGGATCTGATCTAAGTCAGAGTTTGCACCTTCTTGACTTCACCAGTAGATGCTGCTGTGGAGTAAAACAAGGCCTGCATAGATCTGGACACACGCATGCTGAACTCTGAAAAGGACTCTCCCACAGTGGAGGAGAATCcttacattcatttatttgtccgtatttttgtttgcttgcttatttatgtTTCAATACACTGAAAACAACTTGGAAAAACTTTTTTTATGATAACTGTATTATTTTCACTATAACTTTATAGTTTAGAAAGCACTTTTATGAAAATTATCTGCTTACTTACAAGGTAGGCAAGTCTTGTTACCCTTAATTTCTTGACTAATTTGAGATTCATAGAGATTCGTTGACAGGCCCGATTTCTTATAGTTATTAAGTTAATAGGTGATGATGCCAGAATTGAAATGCCGGATTTCTGACCCCAAGCCAAGCAAACTTTTCTTTTATACTTCCAGATTTATAAAACTTGATTCAAGGGTCAATCACATGAGTGTTCATGTTCACTGATTCCAGGAATACATCAATGAACATAAACAGTCACTTTAATCAAGACTTTAACCTTAGGAGTACATTTCTTAAGTGGCTGAAAGACAGTTTTGGAAACATTTGGCCTTAGTAAAACTAAGGGAAGAGATTTCTAATATAATATTTGacaggaaatgaaacaaaaatcaatgataatttcttgtttgtttgcaaATCTAATTCTTTATTAAAGTGAAGTCAGTCAAGTAATTGTAAATAGCAAGCTCTACAATTCTACACATATGCTTAGTAGAAAAAAGTTCTGAATGTATTTTAAAGGTGTTAATACCTATAAGCCAATTTATATTGTAATAGATGAGGAAAATATATCAACTGATTTTAGTTCATATATTATCTctgcaataataaaaattagctctaccttacatacatacatacatacatacatacatacatacatacatacatactagaGGGACAAACTGTTCCAGTTTGCCTAGGACTGAGGGGTTCCCAGGACAtgggactttcagtgctaaaacctgGGACAGTCTTAGGCAAACGAGAACTGTTGCTCActctacacacacaaataatattatttatatgcataataaatacacagacacatttttttcctcctaatagCTTGTCAACTTGCACAATTATTTTACTATGCTGTAATACGGTGATTCCTAAATGAAAATGTGTGTCAATGTGCTAACCTAAGCCAGCATGCTGATACTTCTTTTTAGATATCTTATTTCAGTTTTACACGTTTCTTAATTCCTCCTTTTCAGACTCATTAAATGTTATTGCTTAgctttgtatgtgtgtgcgcacgtgtgtgagtgtgtgtgtgtaagtcaGATATCCAACTTCCTGAgaatttgtaaaatgtattttccaagTTTAGGCTATGGGTTTTTAGAGAgaatgaagttttttgtttttgtgagatggagtctcgttcagttgccaggctggagagcagtagcatactctcagttcactgccatctctgcctcccggttcaggcaattctcctgcctcggcctctcgagaagctgggattacaagcatgtcaccaccacacctagctattttttgtacttttagtacagacagggtttcaccgtgtaggccaggatggtcttgatctcctgacctcgtgatctgcccaccatggcttcccaaagcgctgggattacaggcgtgagccaccgcacccagctgtagttttttaattaaaaaaagaattactggATCAAAATTAGATAGGGTGATCAACCAATTAACAGATTAAACATGaccaaaatatgtttttctctcaTGTAAGTGAAGTCCATGAGCAGGCAGCCCAGGGCTGGCTAGATGGCTTCACAATGATAAGAAATCCATGCTTCTTCTTGTATTATTGCATGGAATCTCATGGTCTAAGATGGTTGCTGAAATTTCAGCCATTACCATATTCCAATCAgacagaaggaggaaaagaatcaCATATAAGATTTCAGCATTGGTCAGACTATAGTTATATGGCTGGATCAAGCTGCAAGTAACGTTGAAAAATGTAGTTGTTACTCTGAGTGGTCACATGTGCCACTAAAGCTGGAATTCCGTcatttagaaaaagagagaaaatggataTTTGGGAAGAATTAGAAGTCCCTAGAACACCTAGCTAGACTTACTGCTCTAGCAGatgaaatttttacttttttaacccAAGAATTGTTTTAGtttcttctatttgtttgttctttgcCCTAAACATGTAATtactttaaagaattaaaagtgttCTTACATTAAATTCTGTCACGAGTTTGCATTTATCCTGGCCTGCAACATCCAGCCTCACTTCAACATGTGTAATTCATGCTGCAGCATGTAAAGGAGTTGAAATCGTGCCTAATTTTCTGCCCAAGTTTTGGGTCTAGTTTTTCTTCTTCCAGCTGGGAGTTTAAGTCATATAGACAATGGCTAGACTTTGCATATGCCCCGTGTGcctacacacacactacacagtgagCCTTGAATTATGTGCTCTCCAAGAGTCTGAGACTGGTCTGTCAGCTCATAACCACAAGTGACATTCATAGAGACTTAGCCTCTTTTATGGGTTTCACAAGTGGGATGAAGCTATACTTATATGATGAGCATACTcaaaaattattcaatttatgGAATTTTACTGCTGAAAGACACTGAGTCCAATCATCTTCTTTTACTGAGAGGATCCAGAGGAGTTATGTAATTTGTCTGACACCCTAGTTAGTTACAAAATTACTCCTGGCCCTATTCTCCAAACCTCATGAAGAGGAAATGTCCTGTGGTTGTCCATGCCCTATCTTTAGGAAGACATATCATCACTGTGGGTCCACCACATTTCAGAAGCAGCTTTGTGAGGCTCTTCTATCAGCCCTCACATAGAATCTATAGAATACTAGTGTGGTGGGGAAAAGTTATCTCCCCATCCACAGTGTGAAAAGGCTTGACCTCTCCCTCATAAGTAAGAGAATGAGGTGTGCTTTCAGGGCAGGGTTTGTTTCTTTTCCAGATTCTTAGAACTCCTAAATAACAATCCTAAGCCATTTCTTGCAAGCATCATGTGTATCTGGGGAACTGTGATGAGTCATGTTTGATGTTCGTTTTTATGTTAAATAGTACAGAAGGTTATATAAGCTCCTAGAATTGTCAAATGGGAAGAGACCTAGAGATCCTTATTTCCTCAATTCCTTGATTTCTCAGTTGAGAAAACTAAAACCCACAGAGAACAATAGACTTGGCAGAGATAATATTTCTTGCTTGTGATTTATAGGAGGAAGCTAAAGCTTAAAACAAGTCTATAGTTGTTCattcataacaatattaaccgtGCTGTTTACATAATAGTATCGGAAAACTAATTGCCTACtttaaatgaagagagaaaagtaTGCGTTTGCTTCAAGACATCTCTTAAATTTACAATTAAATGACAAGAgttagttttataaaatattttatttacagtaGAGCTTTACAAAAATagtcaataaaattaatacaaatcCCTTTTACAATATAACTTATATGACTATCTTCTCAAAAAAGTGACATTCGATTGTAACACATAAACTACGTTTATAGTTATTAAGTCACCTTGTAGTATAAATatgttttcatcttcttttttcgTAATAAAGTTCATACCAATAACAATGGACAATGGATAACAAATCTTTTGTTATTCTTCTAATGTAAAATTAATCTCTGGCCAAAAcaaaattaactgaagaaaagtaaaacaattgtCCTTCTGTTCAACAATACAGTCCTTTCTAATTATTTGAAAGTTTATCTGACAGAGACACAGCATTAAACTGAAAGCACCATGGCATAAAGTCTAGTAACATTATCTTCAAAAGCTTTTTCCAATGTCTTTCCTTCAACTGTTTATTCAGTATTTTGCCAGTATAAATAAAGATTGAGCTCAACTCTCTACTTCATTAGTCTCAAGTGTTCCTATTATGCATTGAGTTTTCAGACCTTCCCAGCTGGCATGTATTTTAAGTGTGAGTTTCTTTCTTTGGCTTCAAGTGGAGTTTTACAACACTTATGAAACATACTGAGCTCCTCCATGTGGCTGGATCTCTGTGACTCCCCACCCAACAATATTCCCCCGGATGTGACAAGACTCTGCTCCTCCGGTCTCTCTTATCTCTTCATTGCTAAGAACACTATCCCAGATATTGAAGCCTGTGATTCTCCCAGAGAAGGCTAATGTTTCATCAAAGCCACCACCCACACAGCAGCCATTCTTTTCTTGGCCAATCTGCAggattcctccctctggaacaaTGTGACCTATGGCCATCTCAACAGTGGTAGCCACCAGTTCACCATTTACCCACAAGGATGTGAGCCCTTTCTCTGAATTCCAGGTGCCACACAGGTGAGTCCACCTTCCTAATGAAACCATTGCTTCAGCAACCAGCTTGTTCTCCTCTCCACCCACCACAAACACTATGGACTGGTAGCTGAGATACAGCTGGATCTCATATGGATTCCTTTTTGTGCCATAAGAAAACAGTATGGTTTTGTTTAACATGTCTGTGGCTTTGACCCAAATGCAGGCACTAAAAGACTCAAGCCTCAGTGGTCTCACTGGATGCACGCTTCCAAAAATCTTCTTGGAACGCATTGGGAATAAAAGAGCTGTTTCACAACCTAGAGTGGCAAGAAGAgaagaatattaaagaaaataaaaatttattcaaaatgattCTGGTATTATTTTAACATAAGTATTTTAATAACCATAATTGAAAGCTGTATGCAATCCTACATTATGACTTAAGAGGCTTCAGGTGTAATCTctgcagagcaaagaaaatgagaaaaaggaaagccAGTTGTCTTATCCAAGGAAACATCTAAAAGAAGAGAAAGCCTGCAAATAGAAGAGCCAACTAGTCTTaacccacaaaataataaaagacatgactacctcctttccaatttgcatattttctgttactgccttaaaaaaaaaagttgaatcaCTATCAGTTAACTTCAGACAATAATTCTATAATTTCCAATAATTCAGAGCCCAGCCTGGTTCTCTCTTTCTGCCACCACCAAGTTCCTAAAATGATAAACCTATGAAATTCAGTAGACCTAGTTTGCTCCATTTAGCCTTTAACAACATGCATTTTTCAGCAAAATTCTAGAATAGTGACGTTAatgcagaatatattttaatataccaaatatttgcaaactttgtAGAGTTTTTAGAAAACTACCTTTGAAAGGCAACAATGTATAATAATGATGACTAAATTTACTGGGCATTCATGATATGCCAGATACTGTTCTAATCACTTTGTATGTCATTTTAATCCTCATGCCAATCCCAAGAGATCGTCTTTTTTATTCCtgttatacagatgagaaaacttaggcaaaagtAACTTGTCTATGTTACTTTTATGTTATGTTGTCTATGTTACATAGCTGATAAGCAGTAAAATTAGAGTTTGAATTTTTGCGGTCTGGTTGCAAAGGTCACACCCTTAACCAGCACACAAAATTGCCTCTATATTAATAGAACACCTAGATTTCTCTAGGAGGGCTAAAATTCAGATGGTGTTACTACTAATGAGCTGTGTAACTTTGGATGAGCCTCATAATTTCTCTAGGCTTCACTGTTATCTAAAAAAGGCCCTTCCATTCTGCTCCTAATATTCTGCAAGTCTGTAAGCAGCCAGTGTGTTGCACTTAAGAGCTGAATAGAAGAACGTTTAAAAATTCTTACTTTGTCCACATGCTTATAATTACTATTTAAGTAGTAATAGAAATTCTTTAAGAAGAGTACATTCTTTCAAGGGGCCTGATTGAAGAACATGTTTCTGCTAAAGAGCACTTAGGAGGAGGACTTTCAAATTTGAGGTGGAAAGCTCAGTAAGTTTCTACCACTGTCCATCTCAAGGCCACTTAGCCATTTGGGAAGCTGGAGATGCTGAAACAAAAACTGTTTACGTGTCTCTGGGAAAGAACAAGTGAGCtcttcatctatctatctaaatatTGAAATAGCTagctatctgtgtgtgtgtgtgtgtgtgtgtgtatacctatatatatatacatatatgtgtgtatatacacacatataattataGCCCTGAGCCACTTGTAGGAAtctgacatattttatatattatattatataaaattatatatatctaaaatacaaatacacacatatgtgtatatatgtatatatgtgtgtttttgtatatatatgtgtgtgtatgtatgtatgtatttttttaaaaaacacctaaATTAGGGCTAGATATAACAACCTAAAGAAGATTTGCCATAAGACAGCTTTGAAAAGCCAACTCCCGAAATGGTTCCAGAATAACTGGTAAAGAGACAGAACTTGCAGAAACCAAAGATCCATGTAAAAGTGTGGTAAACTATGTCAGATTCCTACAAGGGATCAGGGCTAGGCTCTGTCcagaaaacattaaacaaatatgGACCTTATCCTTTAGTATTAGGGATAgtcaaataaaatattgacattcAGAAAATCATGTAAAAGTAACTACAatactaaaacacaaaactggCCCTGTTACTTTTACTGTTACTGGCCTTTGATACTTTTTCACTAAATAATTTGAacttttgaagattttttaaaattaatttttgatgaGGCactgattcattttttaaatgacattgctAGGTACATCTTTTTTTCTAGCTATgttaattaaaatcaaataaaaatcacTGAACAGAAAATCACCACATCCTTGGGCATTTGATATAGTCTCTATAAAGT
This genomic stretch from Callithrix jacchus isolate 240 chromosome 17, calJac240_pri, whole genome shotgun sequence harbors:
- the PTX3 gene encoding pentraxin-related protein PTX3 — protein: MHLLAILFWALWSAVLAENSDDYDLMYVNLDNEIDNGLHPTEDPTPCDCRQEHSEWDKLFIMLENSQMREGMMLQATDDVLRGELPRLRAELGQLAGSLARPCAPEAPGEARLAGALEELLQASRDAGRRLARLEGAEARLPEEAVRALAAVLEELRQTRAELGAVQGWAARSWLPAGCETALLFPMRSKKIFGSVHPVRPLRLESFSACIWVKATDMLNKTILFSYGTKRNPYEIQLYLSYQSIVFVVGGEENKLVAEAMVSLGRWTHLCGTWNSEKGLTSLWVNGELVATTVEMAIGHIVPEGGILQIGQEKNGCCVGGGFDETLAFSGRITGFNIWDSVLSNEEIRETGGAESCHIRGNIVGWGVTEIQPHGGAQYVS